In one Bombus fervidus isolate BK054 chromosome 16, iyBomFerv1, whole genome shotgun sequence genomic region, the following are encoded:
- the Rcd-1 gene encoding required for cell differentiation 1, which yields MTKMSSQQSPAALQSAVDREKVYAWIIELSNSETRENALLELSKKREVVPDLAPMLWHSFGTIASLLQEIINIYPAINPATLTAYQSNRVCNALALLQCVASHPETRSSFLQAHVPLFLYPFLHTVSKTRPFEYLRLTSLGVIGALVKTDEQEVITFLLTTEIIPLCLRIMESGSELSKTVATFILQKILLDDSGLSYICQTYDRFSHVAMILGKMVLSLAKDPSARLLKHVVRCYLRLSDNPRALLALRQCLPDQLRDNTFATCLQEDASTKHWLNQLLKNLETGPQPVPPTQPGQQDPRTIGLSPLAS from the exons ATGACGAAAATGAGTTCGCAGCAAAGTCCGGCCGCGTTGCAATCGGCGGTGGATCGCGAGAAAGTTTACGCGTGGATAATCGAATTGTCGAATTCGGAGACGAGAGAGAACGCGTTGCTGGAACTTAGCAAGAAACGAGAGGTCGTGCCCGATTTGGCTCCGATGCTTTGGCATTCGTTCGGAACGATCGCGTCGCTGCTTCAAGAGATAATAAACATATATCCCGCTATCAATCCAGCCACTCTAACCGCGTATCAGAGCAATCGAGTGTGCAACGCGTTGGCTCTGTTGCAGTGCGTTGCCAGTCACCCGGAAACCAGATCCTCGTTTCTGCAG gCTCACGTACCGCTGTTCCTATATCCGTTTCTGCACACGGTCAGCAAGACCCGTCCGTTCGAGTATCTACGATTGACCAGTTTGGGAGTGATAGGAGCTTTGGTAAAGACCGACGAGCAAGAGGTGATTACGTTCCTGCTCACTACGGAAATTATCCCGCTTTGCTTACGCATCATGGAAAGCGGCTCCGAATTAAGCAAGACGGTGGCTACGTTCATCCTGCAGAAGATTTTGCTCGACGATAGCGGTCTTTCCTACATCTGCCAAACGTACGATCGATTCAGTCACGTTGCCATGATTCTAGGAAAGATGGTCTTATCCTTGGCCAAAGATCCTTCCGCCAGGCTGTTGAAGCACGTGGTCAGATGTTATCTCAGACTGTCGGACAATCCGAG GGCATTGCTGGCGCTCAGACAGTGTTTACCCGACCAGCTGAGGGACAACACGTTCGCCACCTGTCTGCAAGAAGACGCGTCTACGAAACATTGGTTGAATCAGCTTTTAAAGAATTTAGAGACCGGCCCTCAACCCGTGCCTCCGACGCAACCGGGTCAACAGGATCCTAGAACTATCGGCTTGTCGCCTCTTGCTTCTTAG
- the LOC139995455 gene encoding sodium-coupled monocarboxylate transporter 1 → MDGSGGSTQRSFDTIDCVVFAGMLAISVIIGVYQAYKSRKNEDAVREYLVGGQNMSIFPITMSLIASYISGITILGLPAEMYVYGTQYWCVVIADLFVSLTMTMVYLPVFYGLGITSSYEYLKLRFNGAVRLMGSVMFVIKMLLYIPLVIYVPAVAFNQVTGINLHAIAVLVCVVCIFYTTLGGLKAVVWTDAIQTIVMFGGVIAIAIIGTNQVGGFEQVWRRNRDTDRIEFFDMDFDPTTRHTFWTVVVGNYFNWLASCSVNQSMVQRCLAMSNLKRANVTIAIMAIGIISIVSLSCYTGIVIFAAFYDCDPIKTKRIKKSDQLLPFFVMEMTESIPGLPGLFVAGVFSAALSTMSTGLNSMSGVIYEDMIKPWLRISLSEVAASRVMKLTVLLMGTVCVTLVYLVEKLSGLIQAAKSLSGITAGPLLGVFTLGMFFPLANSAGALVGGFVSLNLVAWISFGTQAAISSGEIRFPTKPVSIDGCPESLKSQATNFTLVVETAIKEPPFFLYRMSYLWYTWLGCITAILVGLLVSWITGPNKRTPGDEKLYTPVIHGLLRDSVAIAAKRQQEDVVTELEKMDGRKSGGATTA, encoded by the exons ATGGACGGTAGCGGCGGTTCGACGCAGAGGTCGTTCGATACGATCGATTGTGTGGTGTTTGCCGGAATGCTGGCGATCTCGGTTATCATCGGCGTATATCAGGCGTACAAGTCGCGAAAAAACGAGGACGCGGTTCGCGAGTACTTGGTGGGCGGACAAAACATGTCCATCTTCCCTATAACGATGTCGCTGATAGCCAG CTACATATCGGGAATAACGATTCTCGGTCTACCAGCCGAGATGTACGTCTACGGAACGCAGTACTGGTGCGTGGTGATCGCCGATTTGTTCGTCTCGTTGACGATGACCATGGTCTATCTACCGGTGTTTTACGGTCTCGGCATCACTTCGTCTTACGAG TATCTCAAGCTGAGGTTCAACGGCGCCGTTCGACTCATGGGTTCCGTCATGTTTGTCATAAAAATG TTGCTGTATATCCCCCTCGTGATATACGTTCCCGCGGTGGCGTTCAATCAAGTCACTGGAATAAACCTGCACGCGATCGCGGTGCTAGTCTGCGttgtttgcatattttataccACTTTG GGTGGCTTGAAAGCGGTTGTTTGGACCGACGCGATTCAGACGATCGTCATGTTCGGCGGAGTGATAGCGATTGCGATAATCGGTACGAACCAAGTAGGCGGATTCGAACAAGTTTGGAGGAGAAATCGCGACACCGatcgaatcgaatttttcGA TATGGACTTTGATCCAACGACGAGACACACCTTCTGGACCGTCGTGGTCGGTAACTACTTCAACTGGTTGGCCAGCTGTTCCGTGAATCAATCGATGGTGCAACGATGCTTGGCCATGTCCAACTTGAAGAGGGCCAACGT AACGATCGCGATCATGGCGATCGGTATAATCAGCATCGTTTCGCTGAGCTGCTACACCGGCATCGTCATCTTTGCGGCGTTCTACGATTGCGACCCTATCAAGACCAAG CGAATAAAAAAATCGGACCAACTCCTACCGTTTTTCGTGATGGAGATGACCGAGTCGATTCCAGGACTGCCTGGACTATTCGTCGCGGGGGTGTTTAGCGCGGCGCTCAG CACCATGTCAACCGGATTGAACTCCATGTCTGGCGTCATCTACGAGGACATGATAAAACCGTGGCTGCGAATATCTCTGTCGGAAGTGGCGGCCAGTCGAGTGATGAAGCTGACGGTGCTGTTGATGGGGACCGTTTGCGTGACGCTCGTTTACCTCGTCGAGAAACTCAGCGGATTGATTCAG GCTGCCAAAAGCTTGTCGGGGATCACAGCGGGACCGTTGCTCGGAGTCTTTACGCTGGGCATGTTTTTCCCGCTCGCAAATTCCGCG GGAGCGTTGGTCGGCGGGTTTGTTAGTTTGAACTTGGTCGCTTGGATCTCGTTCGGCACTCAGGCAGCCATATCCAGTGGAGAGATTCGTTTCCCGACCAAGCCAGTGTCCATCGACGGATGTCCGGAATCGCTCAAGAGTCAGGCTACGAATTTTACGCTGGTCGTCGAAACCGCGATCAA GGAACCACCCTTCTTCCTCTACAGAATGTCGTATCTTTGGTACACGTGGCTCGGCTGTATAACAGCGATACTCGTCGGACTGCTCGTCTCGTGGATCACGGGGCCGAACAAACGCACGCCGGGCGATGAGAAGCTCTACACGCCCGTTATTCACGGTCTGTTGCGCGATTCGGTCGCGATCGCCGCCAAACGGCAACAG GAGGACGTGGTCACGGAACTCGAGAAAATGGACGGACGGAAAAGTGGTGGCGCGACCACAGCTTGA